A window of Natrinema versiforme contains these coding sequences:
- the hpt gene encoding hypoxanthine/guanine phosphoribosyltransferase has translation MDQLKQSLLEAPIIEKNGYHYFVHPISDGVPKLDPTLLREIVIRIIRKAELENVDRIVTPAAMGIHISTAVSLMTDIPLTVIRKRQYGLKDEVAISQKTGYSENEMYINDVREGERVLVLDDVLSTGGTLASVLEALDEIGAEVIDTVAVIKKVGGENKVDDAGYDVKTLINVDVVDGEVVIVDEDGDH, from the coding sequence ATGGATCAACTGAAGCAGTCGCTCCTCGAGGCGCCGATCATCGAGAAGAACGGCTATCACTACTTCGTTCACCCGATCAGCGACGGCGTCCCGAAGCTCGATCCGACGCTCCTGCGGGAGATCGTCATCCGAATCATCCGGAAGGCCGAACTCGAGAACGTTGACCGGATCGTCACGCCCGCGGCGATGGGCATTCACATCTCGACGGCTGTCTCCCTGATGACCGACATTCCGCTGACGGTCATCCGCAAGCGCCAGTACGGCCTCAAGGACGAGGTCGCGATCTCTCAGAAGACCGGCTACTCGGAGAACGAGATGTACATCAACGATGTCCGCGAGGGCGAGCGCGTGCTCGTGCTCGACGACGTGCTCTCGACCGGCGGCACGCTCGCGTCGGTGCTCGAGGCCCTCGACGAGATCGGTGCCGAGGTCATCGACACGGTCGCGGTCATCAAGAAGGTCGGCGGCGAGAACAAGGTCGACGACGCGGGCTACGACGTCAAGACGCTGATCAACGTCGACGTCGTCGACGGCGAGGTCGTTATCGTCGACGAAGACGGCGACCACTGA